The genomic stretch CAACGAGTGCGAGTCCAATGCCGTGGTGGAGTGGTCCCTTGACGCCGAAGAGAGCGACCatgccaccaccctcgatACCAACCAGCCTTCCAGCAGCATCGGAGCCTCGGACCATTGGGGCCACGCCAACGATTCCGAGTCGGATAGCGAGAGTGATGTGCTGATGGACGACATGATGTCTTCCGACACCGACGATTCCACCTCGAGCTTCGACGGCCACTACGGAGCAGGTCTTGGCCCGAGGATTCCCACCCGGAGCCCCGGCACCGTGACCCGTCGGtttcatcccatccaccTTGCCGTCAGAGGTGGTCACACGGAGATCGTCCAGATTTTGCTCAATCATGGAGTGTCGGTCATCGCCTGCTCAGAAAACTTCTGCGGCTGCACCCACCTATATGGTGTCCTCAACGCGCTAGAATCGCCCGAGAATTCGCACGTCCCTCATTGGTCACCCCTACACATCGCCATTTGCCATTCCCGCTCCGATGTGGCCCAACTTTTGCTGTCTCGCGGGGCAACTCCCGCCATGGACCTGTGGAATCCCCATGGTGAGCATCGGGGCCTCGAGGATGGCGCCACAGCTCTGCATCATGCAGCCGCCATGGGCCTGACAGACGTCGTCCGGTACCTTGTGGACAATAAGATCCAGACCAACGTGGATGTCAAGGACAACAAGACGCTAACACCCTTGTATCATGCCTACGCCAATGGCCGGTTCGACTCCACGCTGCCGCTTCTCCTGGAGCTTGGCGCAAACATCAACGTCGAAACCAAGATGTACATCCCgtacaccaccatcacgcCTTTGGGTGAGGCCTGTCGACTTGGCGCTTTTCAGGATGTTGACAAGATGGCCGAGCTAGGAGCGGATGTCAATCGTGGCTTCATACTCACCACTAACGGCGGTGGCTTGTCGCCACTTCACATGTGCAGCATGCCGTCGGCTCGACCGGCAGGCCAGAGTCCTCTCGATATTTGCGAGGACGAACGGGCGATTCCCCGGATGAGAACAATGCAATTTCTGGTCTCTAAGGGCGCCGTAGTGGATGCCAAGGACTGTTACGGGGACACGCCGCTCATGGCCGCTGCCCAGCACTGCAACGTCCCTGCCGTCAAGGCCCTCATCAAAGCAGGTGCCGATGTCCACGCACGAAACGCCATGGGCCGAACCGCTCTGATGCAGGCCATCGTGGGTCCTTCGAACAAGGCAATGGCTCCGGCCAAGGTGAATCACAATGCCCTGGCTCAGACCATGCGAGCACTGCTCCACGCCGGCGCTCGCATCGACGAAACCGACCTAGATGGAAGCTCAATGCTGCATCTTCCTTTTAGACGACAGAAATCGTACGATGAGCTCCAACTATTCACCCTGCGCTTCTTTCTCAACCTCCCGGGGATCGAGAAACTCTTTTCCATCACCGACAACCGAGGCTGGACGCCGTTCGTGAACGCATTCATGACGCCCAACATTGCTGCCTGCGATATTTTTGTGCGCAAGGGATGTCTCCGCAGCGGCCTCGAGCCTGATATTCTCAAGGATCTGTTTCGATATGCTGTTAAGGACGCCCCGACGGCTTCCATGGACAGTCTGCTCGAGATTGTTTTGGATCTCGATACAGACAGGCTGTTGACTTCGGATCCGTCCTTATTCATGACCATGTTTAACCAGGCAAACCAACGTGCCACTCGAGCACTGGAGACAATTGCGCGACGCGGACTTCCTCAATTCACCCCTGTCGATTCCACACGTGTCCTGTGCCACGCACTGCGGACGATGGAGCTGTCGGTCGCTTACTCCCTGATCGATGCCGGCGCCAGCGTTAACACTCCCGACGAATCGGGCGACTATCCATTAGCCTTGTTTGTCAAGAACGCCATCATGCAGTCTCCAGCTTTGGCCATGCCGTCGGCTGAGCAGCTTCTGCTCGCTTTTCTTCACCACGACGCCAATTTCCATCTGCCCATTCGCCCCGGCTCGTCTGAGAGGATCTTGAACCGAGTCATCGCCTTGGAGGCAGAAGAGGCGCTGACATTAATATTCAAGATTCAGCCCCTTTCAAACGACCCACGTGCTGCCAACGGCTTTTACCTGCATGGCGCCCTTTCCCTTGCGGCCGGCCAACGTCTGTGCAACGAGAAGGTCATTGATCTCATCCTCGCAGCGCGCCCAGACTTGACCGAAGAAAACCGGGCAGGAGATACACCCTTGTCTGTCCTCCTGAAAAGTCTTTGCCGGGAACGACGGTGGACATGGAAATATCACCGCTTTATCAGGGCTTTGACGAGCCCTGGTTTGGACATCAATCGTCAAAACATTGATCGCAAGTCTATTGTAGATTACCTTGAGGATCTTATGCACCCAAAAAATGGAGGTGCTGGTCAAACCACTTTCTTGACGCGTCGGCTTCGCCTGGTTGACCTTGAGGGAGGCGGCAAAGCGCTCAAGTTCCTGCCTCGTCCACAGAAGAAGATTAGACCGAGAAACATTGTGGACTCTTGAGGGCACCTGCCCGCTCTCCAACTCCGGCTTGGCAATTGCTGACCTGAGGAATAGGAAAGACCATTCTTCCCTCGTCCGTATCGGGACGTTGGGCTTGTTTTAGTTCTTTCCTGCATCTATAACACTCGACCGCAACCTTCCGTAGGATAGCGATCTGTCAGTTGCCCAGCAGGACCAGCGAGTCGGTACCTGTATCGTCAGACCTCTCTGTCCTTTTTGTCAGTGGAACATGCATCTTCAATAATCCGTATTGGCCAACGCCACCCATAGTGCAACGCCGACAACTCCCTTGCCTTGATGGGCAACACGCGGCTCAAGATGGTAGGGGGCGCCACAACTTCGTCGTCCAGTACCCTCGACAGACCAAATTTGAGCCGCCTCACACGACGCTCGCATTCTCAGAGATCCTCAGACCCAGGCGATTTACCTCATGTGTCTCCTTTGCCCAGCAACCCGCTGGATGTGATGGAACAGGGGTACATGGCGGATGACCATCACAATTCTCGACATGCGCAAGAAAAGGGATCGGAGAAGATATCCTACCGAAGAAGTGCTATCACGTTTATCAGGACTAGGTGCGAACCAATTAATCCTTACTGGTTGCTTTGTCTTGGCTCTAACTTTGTTTGCGATGCAGCTGGGCTTCTTTTGTATCGTGTTCGAAATGGGCAGTACGAATATTGCTAGGACAAAATCCGGCGTGGAACAGTGCGATCATGGTTCTAGCGACATACTTGGGTATCCTGGTGGCCATCTCTAGCATCTTTGGATGGCCGGTGCTGCCCTTGATACGCATCCGAGGGCGACAGGGGTCGTCCGTAATACcgtttggaggggggagtcTCAGTCGCGCTCGCCCATGTCAtacaaccaccatcaacaactaTTCTCCGACTACTATCAACAATTACGTCTAAGATGAGTAGCCAAGTCCCAACGGGACCGGATATCACATTATTGCTGCTGAGCTGTACACTATCTTCGGAGGTTCCATCATTTTGTGAACCAATGCGTGCCCTGGCTTTTCTGTCAGCCCCTGGCCCATGCTGAACAAGATTCGATATGTTTAACAACTGTCTTTTGACCCCTCGGTAACGTTGCAATCGATGAAGAGATAGTCCACTGCAACCGTGATACAACCTGATAGGTCAGCATGTGGTAGGGTGGGATTCTGCTACCAGGGAACTTTGGGTGGGGCATGTGCGTACCTGATAGTTTTCTTGATTCTTGATGAGAGTGCCGCTGCCGCGGGACAGCCCGACGGCTGTGCCTCACCGGTAGTTGAAACTTATATTGTTGCTGGAGGCAATACTGGTGCCCAGATATACGTAGGCTATTTGAGGGTCAACCGAACGGGCGGGTGTCGAGAATAAGCATGTTATTCCACCTCTATCGTCCGAAAGCACATGATTGCCCAGCACCAGAGGAAAGCCGATAGCTAGCTGGCTCCAAATCTCACCGCGAGTCTAACCCTATTCGCGAAATCTCACTTCTCGGCCGGAAAGGCAGGATGGCAGATGAGCTTAACGCATGCTGCCACAGTCTAGACCAAAGCAGACCTCGGTACTCCTTCGACAACCTTGAcatgattttttttggtcaGGGGTAAGTTGGAAACTCCATGTAGCCTGTATCGACCTTCCCAATCTGGACAGTACGATCATGGCCGGTGCCTGGTGATCACAATCACGTTTGTACTGGATGATACCTGGTAAAGGACTGACAACACCTTGGCTCTCTGATTGGAACTTTTCGACACACCACCTGCGTCTTGTCAGAACGGCATGCTCCCCTCACTTCACCAACTTGCCTGATAGCTCAGGTAACACCCTCGACGACGGCGGTTAGACTCCAGAGTAGTGTTGCATCCAAAGTAGCCCGCAGCAGCATAGACACGGCCTGGGTTGGGGATAGTATTGGTCATTTGAGAAATTACCGACGGCGAATGCACTGAAAATGttcacaaccacaacacatGCGCATGT from Podospora pseudopauciseta strain CBS 411.78 chromosome 3, whole genome shotgun sequence encodes the following:
- a CDS encoding hypothetical protein (COG:M; EggNog:ENOG503PEIW; antiSMASH:Cluster_1), with protein sequence MAPASLSALPNELLEFIIEDLDRLKDIASLARTDKRLYDAANSYLYRRAAERGDAWPLAWAAQCGMVKTLKMALAVGLDPNIQLVDQLPSSEWQKATATAKSAALGNADDCVWESDNECESNAVVEWSLDAEESDHATTLDTNQPSSSIGASDHWGHANDSESDSESDVLMDDMMSSDTDDSTSSFDGHYGAGLGPRIPTRSPGTVTRRFHPIHLAVRGGHTEIVQILLNHGVSVIACSENFCGCTHLYGVLNALESPENSHVPHWSPLHIAICHSRSDVAQLLLSRGATPAMDLWNPHGEHRGLEDGATALHHAAAMGLTDVVRYLVDNKIQTNVDVKDNKTLTPLYHAYANGRFDSTLPLLLELGANINVETKMYIPYTTITPLGEACRLGAFQDVDKMAELGADVNRGFILTTNGGGLSPLHMCSMPSARPAGQSPLDICEDERAIPRMRTMQFLVSKGAVVDAKDCYGDTPLMAAAQHCNVPAVKALIKAGADVHARNAMGRTALMQAIVGPSNKAMAPAKVNHNALAQTMRALLHAGARIDETDLDGSSMLHLPFRRQKSYDELQLFTLRFFLNLPGIEKLFSITDNRGWTPFVNAFMTPNIAACDIFVRKGCLRSGLEPDILKDLFRYAVKDAPTASMDSLLEIVLDLDTDRLLTSDPSLFMTMFNQANQRATRALETIARRGLPQFTPVDSTRVLCHALRTMELSVAYSLIDAGASVNTPDESGDYPLALFVKNAIMQSPALAMPSAEQLLLAFLHHDANFHLPIRPGSSERILNRVIALEAEEALTLIFKIQPLSNDPRAANGFYLHGALSLAAGQRLCNEKVIDLILAARPDLTEENRAGDTPLSVLLKSLCRERRWTWKYHRFIRALTSPGLDINRQNIDRKSIVDYLEDLMHPKNGGAGQTTFLTRRLRLVDLEGGGKALKFLPRPQKKIRPRNIVDS
- a CDS encoding hypothetical protein (antiSMASH:Cluster_1), with translation MGNTRLKMVGGATTSSSSTLDRPNLSRLTRRSHSQRSSDPGDLPHVSPLPSNPLDVMEQGYMADDHHNSRHAQEKGSEKISYRRSAITFIRTSWASFVSCSKWAVRILLGQNPAWNSAIMVLATYLGILVAISSIFGWPVLPLIRIRGRQGSSVIPFGGGSLSRARPCHTTTINNYSPTTINNYV